From one Flavobacterium sp. N502536 genomic stretch:
- a CDS encoding TonB-dependent receptor, translating into MKYLSLRTSKFLFIISLLFSVVSSFAQQNNGKIKGEITTSDGKSAYGATIILKNSKYKTTSNSDGSFKFNKIVENIYTLQASLAGYETIEQEVTVANNETATVTLQLKFTGKESEISKENGDQLDEIIVSASRKVETLSKTPSSVTVINAKDIDNLSIVSSNIANAVAFAVPGLGSATNNTGNYGQTLRGRNPLVLIDGIPQSTPLKSAGRELRSIDPSVIERIEVIKGATAIYGNGADGGLINYITKSGKTQKKFAGYSEAGTTGNIKGDSTAGYRFNQQFYGKINKFNYMVGGTYEKTGVFRDGAGKVISPEYGLGETKAYNVFTKLGYDLTAKQRIDLMYNYFSSNQDSDFVLKNGVYGVSPAIGVLGNRPGVDEGNRYNHNANLQYVNKEIFGNTSLTANLYFQDFLTIFSNSTFFYGSGQSQTASTKKGLRVYLNSPFTISSNFTGDVTYGFDLLNDKTNQKLVDGRVWVPNINMVNLAPYAQISTQLFSDWNVKAGLRAENIKINIDDYNTLATGANGAGSIAVKGGDLTYDAFVFNTGIRYSRFKFFNPFVSFSQAFSVFDLGRVLTNAKQDAISKLETEPIIVNNYEGGFSSQLGKFNLSASYYLSTSKLGTNLIQVDGFLVAERLPERVWGYEVQADYQILKQLTVGGNYANVQGRGDKDSDGHFYGPTDIYLKSNRIPPVKITGYAKYGGERLNVELYWMYVGDRDVFKPNAKGAYAIGEGPIHSFNLWNLATAYKVTDSIRVKLGIENIFNTDYYPTTSQFFGTNANYTRGNGTRFNLALGYSF; encoded by the coding sequence ATGAAATATCTTAGTTTAAGAACATCAAAGTTTTTATTTATTATTAGCCTTTTATTTTCTGTGGTTTCTTCTTTTGCACAACAAAATAATGGAAAAATTAAAGGAGAGATCACAACTTCTGATGGTAAATCAGCCTACGGAGCAACAATCATACTTAAAAATTCAAAATACAAAACCACTTCTAATAGCGATGGTAGTTTTAAATTCAATAAAATAGTTGAAAACATTTATACGCTTCAGGCTTCATTAGCCGGTTATGAAACGATCGAGCAGGAAGTTACCGTTGCAAACAATGAAACTGCCACCGTAACTTTACAATTGAAGTTTACCGGAAAAGAAAGCGAGATTTCAAAAGAAAATGGCGATCAACTGGATGAAATTATCGTTTCGGCCAGCCGAAAGGTAGAAACCTTATCTAAAACACCTTCTTCTGTAACCGTAATCAACGCTAAGGATATTGACAACTTATCGATCGTGAGTTCAAATATTGCCAATGCTGTGGCATTTGCAGTTCCAGGTTTAGGATCGGCAACAAACAATACTGGGAATTACGGTCAGACTCTTAGAGGAAGAAACCCATTGGTTCTTATTGACGGAATTCCGCAATCGACACCATTAAAATCGGCAGGACGTGAACTTCGTTCAATAGATCCTTCGGTAATTGAACGTATTGAAGTAATCAAAGGAGCTACAGCTATTTATGGGAATGGTGCCGATGGAGGTTTGATCAATTATATCACCAAATCGGGGAAAACACAAAAGAAATTTGCCGGATACAGCGAGGCCGGAACGACAGGTAATATTAAAGGAGACAGTACAGCAGGATACCGATTTAATCAGCAGTTTTACGGAAAAATCAATAAGTTCAACTATATGGTAGGCGGAACTTATGAAAAAACAGGTGTTTTTCGTGATGGAGCAGGGAAGGTTATTTCTCCTGAATACGGATTAGGAGAAACTAAAGCGTACAACGTTTTTACAAAATTAGGTTACGATTTAACCGCCAAACAGAGAATTGATTTGATGTACAATTACTTCAGTTCCAATCAGGATTCTGATTTTGTTCTAAAAAATGGGGTGTACGGAGTAAGTCCGGCAATTGGAGTATTAGGCAACAGACCTGGGGTAGACGAAGGAAATCGTTACAATCACAACGCCAATTTGCAGTATGTAAACAAAGAAATTTTTGGAAATACTTCGCTTACAGCAAACCTTTATTTTCAGGACTTCTTAACGATATTTTCCAACTCTACTTTTTTCTACGGAAGCGGGCAGTCACAAACAGCATCAACCAAAAAAGGTCTTAGAGTATATTTGAATTCTCCATTTACAATCTCTTCTAATTTTACAGGTGATGTAACTTATGGTTTTGATTTACTGAATGACAAAACGAACCAAAAATTGGTTGACGGACGTGTTTGGGTTCCAAATATCAACATGGTCAATCTGGCTCCTTATGCACAAATATCGACACAATTGTTTAGCGACTGGAATGTAAAAGCCGGTTTACGTGCCGAAAACATTAAAATCAATATCGACGATTACAATACCCTTGCTACCGGTGCAAACGGAGCGGGAAGTATCGCTGTAAAAGGCGGTGATCTTACTTACGATGCCTTTGTTTTTAACACGGGTATCCGATATTCAAGATTTAAATTCTTTAATCCATTTGTGAGTTTTTCTCAGGCTTTCTCTGTATTTGATTTAGGACGAGTTTTAACAAACGCCAAACAGGATGCAATATCTAAATTAGAAACTGAACCTATTATCGTTAATAATTATGAAGGTGGTTTTAGCAGTCAGTTAGGGAAATTCAATTTGAGTGCTTCCTATTATTTGAGTACTTCAAAACTAGGAACCAATTTGATTCAGGTAGATGGATTCCTGGTAGCGGAACGTTTACCGGAAAGAGTTTGGGGATATGAAGTTCAGGCCGATTACCAAATTTTGAAACAATTGACAGTAGGAGGAAACTATGCGAATGTACAGGGAAGAGGGGATAAAGATTCTGACGGTCATTTTTATGGTCCGACCGATATTTATCTGAAATCAAACAGAATCCCTCCGGTTAAAATTACAGGTTATGCAAAATATGGCGGTGAGAGATTAAATGTTGAATTGTACTGGATGTATGTAGGTGATCGCGATGTTTTTAAACCAAATGCCAAAGGAGCTTACGCTATTGGTGAAGGACCAATTCATTCATTCAACTTATGGAATCTGGCTACAGCATACAAAGTAACGGACAGCATCAGAGTAAAACTTGGAATAGAAAACATCTTCAATACCGATTATTACCCGACAACTTCTCAGTTCTTTGGTACAAATGCCAATTATACAAGAGGAAACGGTACAAGATTTAACTTAGCACTTGGATACAGTTTCTAA
- a CDS encoding PepSY-associated TM helix domain-containing protein, producing MKKGIKKTIGQLHLWLGLGSGLIVFIAALTGSILVFEKEIDQLVNPQYYHVSSIGKTKKTIDYCTDILQKEYGIKKISRISTFNDPSRTIQILGKDSDKKAHFFSIDPYSGKVLATTPQESRFFVVVLSLHRQLLLGDAGQLIMGSSCLIFVFMLISGIVLWLPKKMKHLKQRLTVKWSGSFKRVNWDFHSTFGFYSFLVLLLISLTGLTFAFDWFQSGLYLVTEGTTKKTSLKVENPTKIDPKLNNTAFYQSIYNATDSIFPYNGNIQIRMPVDTINSITVLKEDVERIIPHQSSSAYFDKYTAKNIENRHFASYSKGDKLRRLMYPIHTGSVYGLPTKIIAFLVCLFAATLPITGLLIWLGRKKK from the coding sequence ATGAAGAAAGGAATAAAGAAAACCATCGGACAATTACATTTATGGCTGGGACTTGGCTCAGGTTTAATCGTTTTTATTGCTGCATTAACAGGGAGTATTTTAGTTTTTGAAAAAGAGATTGACCAATTGGTAAATCCACAATATTACCACGTTTCTTCTATAGGGAAAACCAAAAAGACAATCGATTACTGTACAGATATTCTTCAGAAAGAATATGGCATCAAAAAGATTAGCCGAATTTCTACTTTTAATGATCCTTCACGTACGATACAAATTCTGGGAAAAGATTCAGATAAAAAAGCACATTTTTTTTCTATTGATCCCTATTCCGGAAAAGTGCTGGCAACAACGCCTCAGGAAAGCAGATTTTTTGTGGTAGTCCTTTCACTGCACAGGCAATTGTTACTGGGAGATGCGGGGCAACTTATTATGGGATCTTCTTGTCTTATTTTTGTTTTTATGCTGATCTCGGGTATCGTTTTGTGGTTGCCCAAAAAAATGAAACATCTAAAGCAGCGTCTGACTGTAAAATGGAGCGGCTCTTTCAAAAGGGTCAATTGGGATTTCCATTCGACTTTTGGTTTTTACAGTTTTTTAGTTTTACTTCTTATTTCGCTAACTGGTCTGACATTTGCTTTTGACTGGTTTCAAAGTGGTCTTTACCTGGTGACCGAAGGAACGACAAAGAAAACCTCTTTAAAAGTAGAAAATCCAACCAAAATAGATCCTAAACTCAATAACACTGCTTTCTACCAAAGCATTTACAATGCTACGGACAGCATTTTTCCTTATAACGGAAATATTCAAATCAGAATGCCTGTGGATACCATTAACAGTATTACGGTTCTTAAAGAAGATGTAGAAAGAATCATTCCGCACCAATCCAGTTCTGCGTATTTTGATAAGTATACTGCCAAAAATATTGAGAACAGACACTTTGCATCCTATTCCAAAGGAGATAAACTGAGACGTTTGATGTATCCTATTCATACCGGAAGTGTCTACGGTTTACCAACCAAAATAATTGCTTTTTTGGTCTGCCTTTTTGCTGCAACATTACCTATTACTGGTTTGCTGATTTGGCTGGGTAGAAAGAAAAAGTAG
- a CDS encoding tetratricopeptide repeat protein, with protein MKWFNTLTIKKFTERLSKSHSNEGSAHLERGRQFYLSNQFQDALLHLNIAINSGFDQGVYALRGNCLQKLDYHYNAIEDFDKAIETDPLEFSIYYNRAVSKRAILDFTGHIEDLHNAIYYYKKHSNIENQVLKAFETDLQAAKMDIEGPVQSRYEGRKAPSLEIKSLIRDSLNLIKKARVRNLKVN; from the coding sequence ATGAAATGGTTCAACACTTTAACAATAAAAAAGTTTACGGAAAGACTTTCAAAATCCCATTCTAATGAAGGGTCGGCTCATCTTGAAAGAGGAAGACAATTCTATTTGTCGAACCAGTTTCAGGATGCTTTATTACATTTGAACATCGCCATCAATTCAGGATTTGATCAGGGCGTTTATGCTTTGAGAGGAAATTGTCTTCAAAAACTCGATTACCATTATAATGCCATTGAAGATTTTGACAAAGCCATCGAAACCGATCCTTTGGAGTTTTCTATCTATTACAATCGGGCGGTATCCAAAAGAGCGATTTTAGATTTTACAGGGCATATCGAAGATCTGCACAATGCAATCTATTACTACAAAAAACATTCGAATATCGAAAACCAGGTGCTCAAAGCTTTTGAAACCGATTTACAGGCAGCTAAAATGGACATAGAAGGCCCGGTACAAAGCAGATACGAAGGACGAAAAGCTCCATCCCTGGAAATAAAATCGCTGATCAGAGATTCTCTAAATCTCATTAAAAAAGCGAGGGTACGAAATCTAAAGGTAAATTGA
- a CDS encoding helix-turn-helix domain-containing protein produces the protein MEDFLIGIGKRLKEIRKKNALTIHEVANRAGVSNGLISRIENGRTIPSLPVLIELIQSLNTDVSYFFEGVENTKNAKYLHIKKEDYQKIEKEDRAETTGFNYYHIFSKSINSIGFEAVILDVEPNCKREKVITDAWEFKYIIKGSVTYIIDDVEVVVSEGDSLCFNGRHPHVPQNRTTENCLMLVLYFYSESNS, from the coding sequence ATGGAAGATTTTTTAATTGGTATTGGAAAAAGATTAAAAGAGATCAGGAAGAAAAATGCATTAACCATACACGAAGTAGCCAACAGAGCCGGGGTTAGCAACGGTTTGATATCCAGAATTGAAAATGGCAGAACCATACCTTCTCTACCCGTTTTAATTGAATTGATACAATCCTTAAATACCGATGTGAGTTACTTTTTTGAAGGAGTTGAGAATACCAAAAATGCCAAATACCTCCATATTAAAAAAGAAGACTATCAAAAAATAGAAAAAGAAGACCGTGCCGAAACGACTGGTTTTAACTACTATCATATTTTTAGCAAAAGTATTAATTCTATTGGTTTTGAAGCCGTAATCCTTGACGTAGAACCAAATTGCAAACGCGAAAAAGTAATTACTGATGCCTGGGAGTTCAAGTATATTATCAAAGGAAGTGTAACCTACATTATCGATGACGTAGAAGTAGTGGTCAGTGAGGGTGATTCTTTATGTTTCAACGGAAGGCATCCACATGTGCCTCAAAACAGAACAACCGAAAACTGTTTGATGCTGGTGCTTTACTTTTATTCGGAGAGTAATAGTTAG
- a CDS encoding DUF4983 domain-containing protein, giving the protein MKKIFRLSYITILASVLLVTSCTNDSAFKDNEQAVNAKTNAKTGKSALSSGTRKLLIIGIDGCRGDALMGANTPNVHALLPNAVYSLDALTEAPTWSGNGWSTMLTGVTHLKHGVTDNSFSSPNFTAYPNFLKRLETYNAALKTMSIVHWAPINTNIVDGIDVEKTLTTDVAVKNEVVAALTNDNPDALFLHFDDVDHAGHSYGFSLNVAQYKASIETTDGYIGEILAALKNRPNYSNEDWLVVVAPDHGGIVTGSSGSHGGTSYEERNIFTIFNNKNFTSTKIEKPIDPTTTITGKFVNFNSNSVYASTANALYNFGSSSFTVECRVKTSGYSSDPSLVSNKNWVSGKNRGFVICANTGGKWKVNIGDTQNRVDISGGTINDGKWHHLTLVVDRTQKLVKTYQDGAFVGQAAIGASFGSLTSGLPFAIGQDGTLTYGANVNGNIAEVRVWNKALSEASILSYTCSSVTASHPDYSNLIGYWKGDNGSGNSFTDSSSQQVALTFPSTPSWTTSTATLKCGTATGEVPKMVDIAYSSLQWFGVPINSGWALDGRSWLPAGN; this is encoded by the coding sequence ATGAAAAAGATTTTTAGATTAAGTTACATTACAATTCTTGCAAGTGTGCTTTTAGTCACATCCTGTACCAATGATTCCGCATTTAAGGATAACGAACAGGCCGTAAATGCTAAAACAAACGCTAAAACAGGTAAATCTGCTTTAAGCAGCGGAACCAGAAAATTACTGATTATTGGAATTGACGGCTGCCGTGGAGATGCTTTAATGGGAGCCAATACCCCTAATGTTCATGCTTTATTACCCAATGCTGTCTATAGTCTGGATGCTTTGACTGAAGCACCGACGTGGAGTGGAAACGGCTGGTCGACGATGCTTACCGGTGTTACCCATTTGAAACATGGTGTAACGGACAACTCATTTTCGAGTCCGAATTTTACGGCATATCCGAATTTTTTAAAACGATTGGAGACTTATAATGCGGCCTTAAAAACCATGTCAATCGTGCACTGGGCACCGATCAATACCAACATTGTGGACGGGATTGATGTAGAGAAAACACTCACGACTGACGTGGCTGTTAAAAATGAGGTGGTTGCCGCGCTTACAAACGATAATCCGGATGCTTTGTTTTTGCATTTTGATGATGTTGATCACGCCGGGCACAGTTACGGATTTTCGCTCAATGTAGCGCAATACAAAGCTTCAATTGAAACAACAGACGGTTATATTGGAGAAATTTTAGCAGCTTTAAAAAACAGACCCAACTATTCCAATGAAGACTGGCTGGTTGTAGTTGCACCGGATCATGGTGGTATCGTTACAGGTTCCAGCGGTTCTCATGGAGGGACATCCTACGAAGAGCGAAATATTTTTACCATTTTCAACAACAAAAACTTCACTTCGACTAAGATCGAAAAACCTATAGATCCAACCACAACGATTACCGGTAAATTCGTCAATTTTAATTCAAATAGTGTTTATGCTTCAACAGCCAATGCACTTTACAATTTCGGAAGTTCTAGTTTTACGGTGGAATGCCGGGTGAAAACATCAGGTTACAGCAGTGATCCGTCATTGGTTTCGAATAAAAACTGGGTGAGTGGTAAAAACCGCGGATTTGTAATTTGTGCCAATACTGGTGGGAAATGGAAGGTAAATATTGGTGATACACAAAATCGTGTTGATATTTCAGGAGGTACAATCAATGACGGGAAATGGCATCATTTGACGTTGGTAGTTGATCGTACCCAAAAATTGGTTAAAACGTATCAGGATGGTGCTTTTGTCGGACAGGCGGCGATTGGAGCCAGTTTTGGAAGTCTGACTTCGGGCTTGCCTTTCGCTATCGGACAGGACGGAACGCTGACGTATGGTGCAAATGTAAACGGAAATATTGCTGAGGTTCGTGTTTGGAACAAAGCCTTATCCGAAGCTTCCATCTTGAGTTATACCTGTTCATCAGTTACTGCCTCTCATCCGGATTATTCAAATCTTATCGGATATTGGAAAGGAGATAACGGATCAGGAAACAGTTTCACCGATTCCAGTAGCCAGCAAGTGGCGCTTACTTTTCCAAGCACACCAAGTTGGACAACCAGCACGGCTACTTTAAAATGTGGCACTGCGACGGGAGAAGTTCCTAAAATGGTGGATATCGCTTATTCTTCTCTGCAATGGTTTGGTGTACCCATTAATAGTGGATGGGCATTAGATGGCCGTTCATGGCTTCCGGCAGGGAATTAA
- a CDS encoding phosphonatase-like hydrolase, whose protein sequence is MKINEIEMVVFDMAGTTINEQNIVYKTLHKSINHFGIDVSLELVLSLGAGKEKHQAIKDILKHLNITDLNKSALIFDYFKETLDKEYLSAQVSPIEGVEKVLKNLKNDGIKVVLNTGYSSHVANTLLEKLNWKEGNQYDALITADDVVLGRPFPDMIHKAMQLFAIEDASKVLKAGDSAIDIEEGKNAKCGVTIGVLSGAQTRQQLEEAQPDYILDSLASLYGVIGVKC, encoded by the coding sequence ATGAAAATTAATGAAATTGAAATGGTTGTTTTTGACATGGCCGGAACAACAATAAATGAGCAAAACATAGTTTACAAAACATTACATAAATCGATCAATCACTTCGGTATTGATGTTTCTCTTGAACTGGTATTGTCTTTAGGAGCAGGAAAAGAAAAGCATCAGGCGATAAAAGATATTTTAAAACACCTGAACATTACAGATCTGAACAAGTCGGCTTTAATATTTGACTACTTTAAAGAAACACTGGACAAAGAATATCTTTCGGCTCAGGTTTCACCCATAGAAGGTGTCGAGAAGGTTTTGAAAAACCTTAAAAATGACGGTATAAAAGTAGTCTTAAACACAGGATACAGCAGTCATGTTGCCAATACTTTATTAGAAAAGCTAAATTGGAAAGAAGGAAATCAATACGATGCCCTAATCACAGCCGATGATGTAGTGCTGGGACGTCCTTTTCCGGATATGATACACAAAGCCATGCAATTGTTTGCCATTGAAGACGCTTCTAAAGTACTAAAAGCAGGTGATTCGGCAATAGATATTGAAGAGGGTAAAAACGCTAAATGCGGAGTGACCATAGGAGTTTTGTCAGGCGCACAAACCAGACAGCAGCTCGAAGAAGCCCAACCCGATTACATATTAGATTCGCTGGCATCACTTTATGGAGTTATTGGGGTGAAGTGTTAG
- a CDS encoding TIGR03364 family FAD-dependent oxidoreductase, producing the protein MKEKYDLIIVGSGVLGTFHAYHALQKGLSVAILEKNSKPEGATVRNFGQVVPSGMDQKWQNFGKESLKIYKDIQSQFDINLRQNGTIYLASNEEEMQLIEELHQINVSNDYESNLLTKEQCLVKYDGLRADYCKGGLFFPQEVTVEPNTMIHKLHQFMTTSMGLDLFMNTTIVQTEERNDEVVATTAAGLEYKASKIIICNGSDFKILYPEIYNNSDLIVSKLQMLQTKPQKNYKLDGSILTGLTIRRYESFEECKSYQAIKAKENQDSFEKKYGIHILFKQALDGSVILGDSHEYAPAKEIDSLGFDLNMDIDHFMIEEAKKIIDLPTYEIQNRWFGMYSQCKTKDIFEYTVDQNIHIITGIGGKGMTGSAGFAKHNIDTIFNT; encoded by the coding sequence ATGAAAGAGAAGTATGATTTAATAATTGTAGGATCCGGAGTTTTAGGAACATTTCACGCCTATCACGCCCTGCAAAAAGGATTATCCGTAGCCATTCTGGAAAAAAACAGCAAACCGGAAGGTGCAACTGTTAGAAATTTTGGACAAGTAGTACCGTCCGGAATGGACCAGAAATGGCAAAATTTCGGAAAAGAAAGTTTAAAGATTTATAAAGATATTCAGTCGCAGTTTGATATCAACCTGCGTCAAAACGGAACTATTTATTTGGCATCCAACGAAGAAGAAATGCAGCTGATTGAAGAGTTACATCAGATAAATGTTTCAAATGATTACGAATCTAATTTGCTGACAAAAGAACAATGTCTGGTTAAATATGATGGGTTGCGTGCTGATTATTGCAAAGGGGGATTATTTTTCCCGCAGGAAGTAACTGTTGAACCTAATACGATGATTCATAAGTTGCATCAGTTTATGACCACCAGTATGGGACTTGATTTGTTTATGAATACTACCATCGTGCAAACGGAAGAGCGAAATGATGAGGTTGTAGCCACCACTGCCGCAGGATTAGAATACAAAGCTTCAAAAATCATTATTTGCAATGGAAGTGATTTCAAAATTTTATATCCTGAGATTTACAACAACAGCGATCTGATTGTTTCCAAACTTCAGATGTTGCAAACCAAACCTCAGAAAAATTATAAACTGGACGGTTCTATCTTAACCGGATTGACGATCAGAAGATACGAATCTTTTGAAGAATGCAAATCATATCAGGCCATTAAAGCAAAGGAAAATCAGGATAGTTTCGAGAAAAAATACGGCATTCACATCCTGTTCAAGCAGGCCCTTGATGGTTCAGTAATTCTTGGAGATTCTCATGAATATGCTCCCGCAAAAGAAATAGACTCTTTAGGTTTTGACCTGAATATGGATATCGACCATTTTATGATTGAAGAAGCCAAAAAGATAATCGATCTTCCAACGTATGAAATCCAAAACAGATGGTTTGGAATGTATTCGCAATGCAAAACAAAGGACATCTTTGAATATACTGTTGACCAAAACATTCACATCATAACCGGAATAGGAGGTAAAGGAATGACCGGCAGCGCAGGATTTGCCAAACATAATATTGATACTATCTTTAATACTTAG
- a CDS encoding DUF5690 family protein: MSKKASNFRFILQTSIAAFGTYFCMYAFRKPFTVATFDQLSFWGIDYKILLILAQVLGYTFSKFLGIKIISELKSARRILYLITFIAISELALLGFALVPAPYNILFLFINGLPLGMIWGIVFSYIEGRKTTELLGVILCSSFIVSSGAAKSVGIFVLKVLGCNEFWMPFVSGLLFIVPLIVFSLFLEKIPNPDSEDLALRSERKPLSKKERASLFRQFAFPLTILIIFYAMLTAMREFRDNFARELWDSLGYKESISIYMYSEIPIAISVLVILGFLGSMKNNYKAFRNYHLVLLLGSVLISTTTFLFQKQLMSAFPWMMISGFGMYVCYIPFNGLFFDRMIATYKIKGNTGFLIYIADAFGYLGSVLVLFFKNFGDRKISLLNFFTTCIYLLSFVGIITTIMSFNYFKRKFRKTVEIPTAMSYEM; this comes from the coding sequence ATGTCTAAAAAAGCATCTAATTTCAGGTTCATACTCCAAACATCTATAGCGGCATTTGGCACCTATTTTTGTATGTATGCTTTCCGAAAACCCTTTACGGTAGCCACATTCGATCAGCTTTCTTTTTGGGGAATCGATTATAAAATTCTCCTGATTCTGGCGCAGGTTTTAGGATATACTTTTTCAAAATTTTTGGGAATCAAGATCATATCTGAATTGAAATCGGCTAGGAGAATTTTATACCTAATCACTTTTATTGCCATTTCAGAGCTGGCTTTATTAGGCTTTGCTTTGGTACCGGCACCCTACAACATTCTGTTTTTATTCATTAACGGATTGCCTCTCGGAATGATTTGGGGAATTGTTTTTTCTTATATCGAAGGCCGGAAAACAACCGAGTTATTAGGGGTGATTTTATGTTCGAGTTTTATCGTTTCCTCGGGAGCTGCAAAATCGGTAGGAATATTTGTCTTGAAGGTTTTGGGATGCAATGAATTTTGGATGCCTTTTGTTTCGGGATTGCTCTTTATTGTTCCGCTAATCGTATTTTCATTGTTTTTGGAAAAAATCCCAAATCCGGATAGCGAGGATTTAGCCCTGCGATCGGAGCGTAAACCATTAAGCAAAAAAGAACGCGCTTCGTTATTCCGACAATTCGCTTTTCCGCTCACCATACTCATTATCTTTTATGCGATGCTAACGGCCATGCGTGAGTTCAGAGACAATTTTGCGCGGGAACTATGGGATTCTTTAGGATACAAAGAAAGTATTTCGATTTATATGTACTCAGAAATTCCCATTGCGATATCCGTTTTGGTTATTTTAGGGTTTCTGGGAAGCATGAAAAACAATTACAAAGCTTTCCGGAATTATCACCTCGTATTGCTGTTAGGTTCAGTACTCATTAGTACTACAACTTTCCTGTTTCAAAAACAGCTGATGTCGGCATTTCCGTGGATGATGATTTCAGGATTTGGAATGTACGTTTGTTATATTCCGTTCAACGGTTTATTTTTTGACCGAATGATCGCTACCTATAAAATAAAAGGAAATACAGGATTTTTAATCTACATCGCCGATGCCTTTGGATATTTAGGAAGTGTTTTGGTATTATTTTTCAAAAATTTCGGAGACCGAAAAATTTCTTTATTGAACTTTTTTACCACTTGTATTTACCTGCTTTCTTTTGTAGGGATCATCACCACTATAATGTCCTTTAATTATTTTAAAAGGAAGTTTAGAAAGACTGTCGAAATTCCCACGGCTATGAGTTATGAGATGTAA